Proteins encoded by one window of Pseudochaenichthys georgianus chromosome 9, fPseGeo1.2, whole genome shotgun sequence:
- the cenatac gene encoding centrosomal AT-AC splicing factor has protein sequence MGAYYCAICRQTTFTGKKHIFGKNHQSTLRVVLLKFLEKVKEARRTLKKPQVEKFDCTQHKKTFWCYCCGLEIDRNVTDDNMTVLYGGLLEHMATPEHRRNTHKFWWENKADPKLRDKVIVTEEETERFKVEVAKALESFVEQEDEFIKQQADYIRTQEKNRQEVLQSLLEREAESELFNGANGTDLSAEETVSSQFTLQGSDQQARSSFVQSMVKAPRAATGQGLTFIGYQLQDTSNRGNVHTGAVPPWLQEDPLEGTSGAAAHPEIGPSLQGFLKQKEQEKLKKLPPNRVGANFDHSSQTDANWLPSFGRVWNSGRRWQSRHQFRQEEGQKRKKKREPGTEGSKRAKPTEQTTQSDNP, from the exons ATGGGTGCATATTACTGTGCTATATGTAGACAGACAACATTCACCGGGAAGAAACATATCTTCGGGAAAAATCACCAAAGCACACTAAGAGTGGTTCTTTTAAAATTCTTAGAAAAG GTAAAGGAGGCTCGCCGGACACTTAAAAAACCCCAGGTAGAAAAGTTTGACTGCACCCAGCACAAGAAGACTTTCTGGTGCTACTGCTGTGGGCTTGAAATTGATAGAAATGTCACAGACGACAACATGACTGTGCTGTACGGAGGCTTGTTGGAACACATGGCCAC CCCCGAGCACAGGAGGAATACTCACAAGTTCTGGTGGGAGAATAAGGCCGACCCCAAGTTAAGAGACAAAGTCATCGTCACAGAAGAGGAAACCGAAAG gTTTAAAGTTGAGGTGGCAAAAGCGTTGGAATCATTTGTGGAGCAGGAGGATGAATTCATTAAACAG CAAGCTGATTATATCCGGACACAGGAGAAGAATCGCCAAGAGGTCCTTCAGTCTCTTTTAGAG CGTGAGGCAGAGTCGGAGCTGTTCAATGGAGCCAATGGAACAGACTTGTCTGCTGAGGAAACCGTCAG CTCTCAGTTTACACTTCAGGGATCAGACCAGCAGGCAAGGAGCAGCTTTGTTCAGTCAATGGTCAAGGCACCGCGAGCGGCAACAGGACAAGGCCTGACCTTCATAGGCTATCAG TTACAGGATACTTCAAACAGAGGAAATGTTCATACAG GTGCCGTGCCTCCTTGGCTCCAGGAAGATCCTCTGGAGGGGACCTCTGGTGCCGCAGCACATCCAGAGATCGGGCCTTCGCTCCAAGGGTTCCTCAAACAGA agGAGCAAGAGAAGCTGAAGAAGCTTCCCCCGAACAGAGTGGGAGCCAACTTTGATCACAGCTCACAGACAGACGCCAACTGGCTTCCCTCCTTTGGTAGAGTGTGGAACAGTGGCCGGCGCTGGCAGTCCAG GCACCAATTCAGACAAGAGGAAGggcagaagaggaagaagaagagggagccCGGCACTGAAGGTTCAAAGAGAGCAAAACCCACTGAACAGACAACACAATCTGACAACCCTTAA